GTCGACTGCGCCGACAGCAGCACCGCGATCAGGAGTTCGAAAGGCGTCGTGTATTCGAGTTCGGTGGTCGGGTGCGGATTGGCGGCGCGGAAGCGGGTAAAGATGGCGAGGCGTTTGGCGGGATTCATCGCTCAGTTTTTCTTTGCTCAGTTTTTCTTCGGCTGGGGTGGCGTGGCGTCGGTCGATGGCGTCTCGGTCGATGGCGTCTCGGTCGACGGGGTCTCGGTCGAGGCTGCGGCGCGCTGGCGTGCCCGTTCCATGGCGGCCGCGATGATGGCGCGCTTGCGTTCCTTTTCCGCCAGTTCTTCCGGCGTGTTGGTTTCTTCCGCCGTCACCGCCTTCATCTTTTCCAGGGCCTTGGCCGCCAGGCGCGCATCGTTTTCCTCGCGTTCGCGCTGCAGGCGCAGGCTGCGGAAGTCGTGGCGCGCGCGCGCCGCATCGGCCGCTTCCTGCGACCACGCCGCCCAGCCGGTGGTCTCGGTCACCGGGACCATGCTGATGCAGTCGACCGGGCAGGGCGCCACGCACAGGTCGCAGCCGGTGCACAGGCTCGGCAGGATGGTGTGCATCTGCTTGGCCGCGCCCATGATGGCGTCCACCGGGCAGGCCTGGATGCACAGGGTGCAGCCGATGCACAGGCTTTCGTCGATGAAGGCAACCGGGCGCGGGCGCTCGATGCCGTTGGCCGGGTTGATGGGAATGACCGGGTGGCCGGTGACGGAGGCCAGGCGGCGCACGCCTTCGATGCCGCCGGGCGGGCACTGGTTGATCGGCGCTTCGCCGTTCGCGATCGCCTCCGCATAGGGCCGGCAGGCCGGGTAGCCGCACTTGGTGCATTGCGTCTGCGGCAGCAGGTCTTCGATCTGGTCGGCAAGAGTCTTGGTCACGGTGATGCGGCGGCGTAAAGCCGTCATTATCCGACAAAAGCTTGGAGGGCGCGACCGGGGTTGTTGTTTCGATCAGTAAGTGGAACAGCGTACAGAGCTTATGCAATGTCCATGGCTTACTGACGGTACAGGCTGCGCATGCATGCGCGCCATCTTTCAAGGAGGAAAAAACATGAACAAACGCCTCATCGCCAAGAGCATGATCGCACTGATGCTGGCCGCCAATGCGCCGGCATTCGCCCAACACAATGACCGCCACGACCGCCGTGACGACCGCCGCGAATACCGCGACGAGCGCCGCGATGACCGCCGCGACTTCCGTGACGAACGCCGCGAAGACCGCCGCGATTACCGGGATGCCCGTCGCGACGACCGCCACGCCCGCCGCGGCGCCGGCCCGCGCCACGACCTGTATCGCGGCAACCGCCTGCCGTCCAACTACCACCACAGGCAATACGTGGTGGACAACTGGCGCTCGCACCGCCTGAGCGCGCCGCCGCGCGGCTACCACTGGGTGCAAGTAGGCAACGATTACGTGCTGGCGGCCATCGCCACCGGCATTATCGCCAGCGTTTTGCTGGGCAATTGAGTGGTTGGCGAGGACGCCGGCCCGCCGACGCGGGAGGCGTCTCTCCAGCCTGTTTATAGGAGAACGAAATGACTGAATGGATTGTCGCGCCCCTGCTGGCGGCCGACCCCACCTCGCGCCCGGTGTACCGGCCCGAGGAGAGCGACGCTGCCGCTGCGGCCAAGCCCGAACCTGCCGCCGACGACCGCCGCGGCGCCGACCGGCGTGAACCGCATGTCGATACGGACGACGATTTCGGGCGGGGCGAGGACCGGCGCGACAGCGCAGCTTGAGTTATCTGTCGTTACAAAAAAATGCCGCGGACTTCCGCGGCATTGTTTTTGTAGGGTGGACACCTGTGTCCACGCGGTCTGAACCGATGGGCATTCACGCGGCAAACCATATCGAATGGCATGCACTATCGATGGGTTAAGCATCGCATTCCCGCATGCGATGAGACAGCGTGGACACAGGTGTCCACCCTACAAGAGCAAAATCAAAAAAATGCCGCGGAAGACCGCGGCATTTTCTTTATGGACGTCGCGCTGTTCAGGCGTGCGCCTTGATGAACTCGCCGATCTTCGGACAAATGATCTCGCGCCAGCGGCGGCCCGAGAAGATACCGTAGTGGCCGGCCTTCGGCGCCACGTAGTCGAGCTTCATGTCGGCCGGAATGCCGCTGCACAGTTCGTGCGCGGCCTGGGTCTGGCCGGCGCCGGAAATGTCGTCGAGCTCGCCTTCGATGGTGAACAGGGCGACCGTCTTGATGTCCTGCGGACGCACCAGCTTGCCGCCGACTTCCCAGGTGCCCTTCGGCAGGCTGAAGTCCTGGAACACGGTCTTGATGGTGTCGAGGTAGTACTCGGCCGGCATGTCGAGCACGGCGTTGTATTCGTCGTAGAACTGGCGGTGGCTTTCGGCCGATTCCTCGTCGCCGCGCACCAGGTGCTGGTAGAACTCGCGGTGCGACTGGGCATGGCGGCCCGGGTTCATGGCGATGAAGCCGGCGTGCTGCAGGAAGCCCGGATACACCTTGCGGCCAAAGCCCGGGTAATTGCCGGGCACCGAATAAATCACGGTGTTCTCGAACCACGAGAACGGCTTTTCGGTGGCCAGGTCGTTGACGGCGGTGGGCGATTTGCGCGGGTCGATCGGGCCGCCCATCATGGTCATGGTCTTCGGCAGCTTCGGATCGTTGTCCGACGCCATCAGCGAGATCGCGGCCAGCACCGGCACGGTCGGCTGGCACACGGAAATCACGTGCACGTCAGGGCCGAGGGTGCGGATGAAGTCCTGGACGTAATAGATGTAGTCGTCCAGGTGGAATGGACCGGCCGACAGCGGCACCATGCGCGCATCGACCCAGTCGGTAATGTAGACGTCGTGGTTCGGCAGCAGGGCGCGCACGGTGTCGCGCAGCAGGGTGGCGTGGTGGCCCGACAGCGGGGCAACCACCAGCACGGTCGGCTGGGCCAGCGCGGCGAAGGCCGCGTCCGGCAGGTCCTTCTTGAAGTGGCGCAGCTGGCAGAACGGTTTTTCGACCGCAATGCGCTCGACGATCTTGACCGTCTCATCCTTGATGGTGGTGGTATCGATGCCGAAGGCCGGCTTTTCGTAATCCTTGCCCAGGCGGTACATCAGCTCGTAACCGGCGGCGATACGTTGCGAGAAAGGCGTGTGGGCGAAAGGGGAAACCGGGTTCGAGAACAACTTCGAGGACGCATCCGCCCATTGCATCAGCGGGGTCAGGAAGGAGCGTTGCATCTCATGCAATTGGTAGAGCATAGTAATCCTTCTTTGGTAGAGCAAAATCGCCTTGGCGGCGCCCGATGGCGCCCGCGTGCGCGAATTTTAATCAAATCATTATAGGGTCAAATGATTGGCTGGTGGAAATTTCCAGCACCCTCGTTCAGATTTGGTATTTGCTTAGAAGGGGTTATAGCACCGTTTTCGAGAGGGCGTCCGTGATGCGCCACACATAAAAACAAATGCCCCGGCTAGCCGGGGCATTGTGGTTTTCTGGTGACTGAACCAGAAAGTCTTAGTCGAAGACCGGGGTCTCGACGCCGAGGATCTTGTGCAGTTTCGGCGAGGTCGTCGTGTACTGCATGTGGATCTTCTTGTCCGGGAAGATGTACGGCGCGGCGCCGAAGGCGGCCAGCGCGGCTTCGTGGAAGCCCGACAGGATCAGCTTTTTCTTGCCCGGGTAGGTGTTGATGTCACCCACGGCAAAGATGCCCGGCACGTTGGTTTCGAACTTCTCGGTGTCCATCACCTTGAGCTGCTTGCGCTCGATGTCCAGGCCCCACTCGGCGATCGGGCCGAGCTTCGGCGACAGGCCGAAGAAGACCATCAGCATGTCGAGCGGCACGCGGCGGGTGACGCCGTCGGCGCCGGTGACCTTCACTTCGCTCAGCTGGCCGTCTTTTTCGTCGTAGCCGGTGACCTGGCCGGTGATCAGCTGCATCTCGTATTCGTCGCACAGCTGCTTCATCTTGGCGACCGATGCCGGGGCGGCGCGGAAGTCCTCACGGCGGTGCACCAGCACGACCGACTCGGCCTTGCCGACGAAGTTCAGGGCCCAGTCCAGTGCGGAGTCGCCGCCGCCGCAGATGACCAGGTTCTTGCCCTCAAAAATGCTCGGGTCCTTGACGCGATAGTGCAGCTGGGTGTTCTCGAACTTCTCGATGCCTTCGACCTTGATCGTGCGCGCCTGGAACGAACCGACGCCGGCGGCGATGAAAATGGTCTTGGTGATGAACTGGGTGCCGGTCGAGGTTTCGACGTTGAAGCGGCCGTCTTCGCGGCGCTGCACGGTGGTCACTTCCTGGCCAAGGTGGAAGGTCGGCTCGAACGGCTCGATCTGCTTGAGCAGGTTGTCGGTCAGTTCCTGGCCGGTGCACACAGGCACGGCAGGGATGTCGTAGATCGGCTTGTCCGGGTACAGTTCCACGC
This genomic stretch from Amycolatopsis australiensis harbors:
- a CDS encoding RcnB family protein; this translates as MNKRLIAKSMIALMLAANAPAFAQHNDRHDRRDDRREYRDERRDDRRDFRDERREDRRDYRDARRDDRHARRGAGPRHDLYRGNRLPSNYHHRQYVVDNWRSHRLSAPPRGYHWVQVGNDYVLAAIATGIIASVLLGN
- the rsxB gene encoding electron transport complex subunit RsxB; this encodes MTALRRRITVTKTLADQIEDLLPQTQCTKCGYPACRPYAEAIANGEAPINQCPPGGIEGVRRLASVTGHPVIPINPANGIERPRPVAFIDESLCIGCTLCIQACPVDAIMGAAKQMHTILPSLCTGCDLCVAPCPVDCISMVPVTETTGWAAWSQEAADAARARHDFRSLRLQREREENDARLAAKALEKMKAVTAEETNTPEELAEKERKRAIIAAAMERARQRAAASTETPSTETPSTETPSTDATPPQPKKN
- a CDS encoding polyhydroxyalkanoate depolymerase, whose amino-acid sequence is MLYQLHEMQRSFLTPLMQWADASSKLFSNPVSPFAHTPFSQRIAAGYELMYRLGKDYEKPAFGIDTTTIKDETVKIVERIAVEKPFCQLRHFKKDLPDAAFAALAQPTVLVVAPLSGHHATLLRDTVRALLPNHDVYITDWVDARMVPLSAGPFHLDDYIYYVQDFIRTLGPDVHVISVCQPTVPVLAAISLMASDNDPKLPKTMTMMGGPIDPRKSPTAVNDLATEKPFSWFENTVIYSVPGNYPGFGRKVYPGFLQHAGFIAMNPGRHAQSHREFYQHLVRGDEESAESHRQFYDEYNAVLDMPAEYYLDTIKTVFQDFSLPKGTWEVGGKLVRPQDIKTVALFTIEGELDDISGAGQTQAAHELCSGIPADMKLDYVAPKAGHYGIFSGRRWREIICPKIGEFIKAHA
- a CDS encoding NAD(P)/FAD-dependent oxidoreductase, which produces VELYPDKPIYDIPAVPVCTGQELTDNLLKQIEPFEPTFHLGQEVTTVQRREDGRFNVETSTGTQFITKTIFIAAGVGSFQARTIKVEGIEKFENTQLHYRVKDPSIFEGKNLVICGGGDSALDWALNFVGKAESVVLVHRREDFRAAPASVAKMKQLCDEYEMQLITGQVTGYDEKDGQLSEVKVTGADGVTRRVPLDMLMVFFGLSPKLGPIAEWGLDIERKQLKVMDTEKFETNVPGIFAVGDINTYPGKKKLILSGFHEAALAAFGAAPYIFPDKKIHMQYTTTSPKLHKILGVETPVFD